The following are encoded in a window of Castanea sativa cultivar Marrone di Chiusa Pesio chromosome 9, ASM4071231v1 genomic DNA:
- the LOC142608959 gene encoding uncharacterized protein LOC142608959, producing MLAALNWFISKFTNRCRPFYQLLKKWKGFQWDEECDRAFQDLKDYLGRAPTLSAPEPREDLYMYLSVSEHAASAVLLRDNGAQLPVYYISKMLVDAETKYLPLEKLVLALDSQVGDSARLLRHQIQAEELGEGTVANFIAEFTPRATSITGLVEVRPWRVFVDGVSNTAGAGAGIVVITPEELKLEHSFRLSFRASNNEAEYEALLAGLRVVMDLGAMEVEVYSDSLLVVSQVQGNFEAKDPRMIEYLRLAKQMMGNFETVKIERIARGKNRYADSLATLASSIANEVPWLIRVELLPEPSIASRALVVQVTEAERC from the exons ATGCTGGCCGCCCTCAACTGGTTTATTTCCAAGTTCACTAATCGGTGCCGGCCTTTTTACCAACTTCTaaagaagtggaaggggttccaatGGGATGAGGAATGTGACAGGGCCTTCCAGGATCTGAAGGATTACCTTGGCCGGGCACCGACGTTGTCAGCCCCCGAGCCGAGAGAAGACTTATACATGTACCTCTCCGTGTCCGAGCATGCAGCGAGCGCCGTACTACTAAGGGATAACGGTGCACAGCTCCCGGTTTATTACATCAGCAAAATGCTAGTCGACGCGGAGACCAAGTACTTGCCACTGGAAAAGCTAGTGCTGGCACTC GATAGCCAAGTGGGGGACTCGGCTAGGCTCCTTCGACATCAGATACAAGCCGAGGAACTCGGTGAAGGGACAGTGGCGAATTTTATTGCTGAGTTCACACCGAGAGCTACGAGCATAACCGGCTTGGTAGAAGTCAGGCCATGGAGGGTGTTTGTGGACGGAGTATCCAATACGGCTGGAGCTGGGGCAGGGATCGTGGTCATCACCCCGGAAGAGCTGAAGCTGGAACACTCATTCAGGTTAAGCTTCAGGGCttctaacaatgaggccgaatacgaagctcTGCTTGCAGGACTAAGGGTTGTCATGGATCTGGGAGCAATGGAGGTGGAGGTGTATTCGGACTCCCTCCTCGTGGTAAGTCAAGTCCAGGGGAACTTCGAGGCCAAGGATCCCCGGATGATAGAATACCTGCGGCTAGCAAAGCAGATGATGGGTAACTTTGAGACAGTCAAGATAGAGCGGATAGCCCGGGGGAAAAACCGGTACGCCGATTCCTTGGCAACTCTAGCATCATCAATAGCTAACGAGGTACCTTGGTTGATTAGGGTGGAGTTGTTGCCCGAGCCAAGTATTGCCTCCAGGGCACTGGTTGTACAGGTCACTGAAGCCGAGAGATGCTAG